In Candidatus Nitronauta litoralis, one DNA window encodes the following:
- a CDS encoding PAS domain S-box protein has product MDFESIKPKLVRLMAFVVGGAAFLWALWFFGMSDSLTTGMSPVAKHTLEVFVSIGVTALALLGPSAALMKMLMEDWKEIEIQAEKNATRYRTIVENSYDIILEVDEEGKIFFANPAVSQLGYERENLLGKSLKSLIPEKDHETKLPPITTRRIGPRATINFPVTLLTNDDSVLSYEVPSMEFLVDASGLWKESDEVVRIKGSEKTFIGTLFIARTKSDN; this is encoded by the coding sequence ATGGATTTTGAGAGTATCAAGCCAAAGCTAGTGAGACTGATGGCCTTTGTGGTTGGAGGGGCCGCATTTCTATGGGCCTTATGGTTTTTCGGGATGTCGGATTCGCTGACCACGGGTATGAGCCCCGTTGCAAAACACACTCTTGAAGTTTTTGTCTCTATTGGGGTAACGGCATTGGCATTGCTGGGGCCTTCCGCCGCGCTCATGAAAATGCTGATGGAGGATTGGAAAGAAATAGAAATACAGGCTGAAAAAAATGCGACGCGTTACAGGACCATTGTCGAAAATTCCTACGATATTATTCTTGAAGTGGATGAAGAGGGAAAGATTTTTTTCGCCAACCCTGCGGTTTCCCAATTGGGTTATGAGCGTGAAAATCTTCTGGGTAAGTCCCTGAAATCTCTAATCCCTGAAAAAGATCATGAGACAAAATTACCTCCTATCACCACTCGTAGAATCGGACCCCGTGCGACTATCAATTTCCCTGTGACTCTTTTAACAAATGATGACTCTGTCCTTTCCTATGAAGTGCCCTCAATGGAGTTTTTAGTGGATGCTTCCGGGCTTTGGAAGGAATCGGATGAGGTTGTTCGAATCAAGGGGTCGGAAAAAACTTTTATAGGCACGTTGTTTATTGCACGCACAAAAAGCGATAACTGA
- a CDS encoding peptidase M16: MKMELNDSLHGFRLVRREPIKEIQAETLMFEHEKSGAQLMFMDCEDDNKVFSITLRTPPANDRGVAHILEHSVLCGSKQFPVKEPFVELMKGSLQTFLNAMTFPDKTMYPVASRNEKDFLNLMHVYLDAVFFPRITEETFMQEGWHYELTDKDADLEYKGVVFNEMKGVFSSPENILDRYLAHSLFPKTTYGYESGGDPKDIPELTYQEFKDFHTRYYHPSNSRLFIYGDCEIASCLKFIDEQYLSRFSKQVVDSTIQFQRKFSKPKRREISYAVSKDESLEKKTFIVLGMKLGKSTNHEHCMGMEILSHILLGTAASPLRKALMESELGTEVIGGGFDDNRAETMMAVGLKGTEAENETKILDLIFSTLKSLAEDGIDPDVIKSSINTIDFKLREANFGGFPKGIVYNIHALGSWLYDEDPMMHLKYDRLMKKIKKRAPDGYFEKLIEKYLLNNKHQSIVVLTPKPGLEEKEAAKTRKRLREVKKTMNDQQLDQLVEKTRILQEMQITPDPPEALESLPTLSLGDCNRESQEYPLEIKKKGSPQVLFHDLFTNKIAYTQMCFDTRAVPQDHIQYLPLLGRLILGMGTKKRDYVELSKQIGINTGGMSGAHYSFSPLADRHKVRSYLNISGTALMEKSGELFDLFQEVLVDRSFKDHKRLLEILRSTRANLEASIIPHGNQYVLARLQAYGSNLGRFDETTDGLTYHYFIKELLERAEKDPAKVAAEFEQVAAWVFTQDNLLVNLTAKGKDLNKLQKSAEQMADVLPAGVSNEEQWNVKGPSEDEAFLTTSTIQYVGKGINLYDLGFEYTGKFEAVKAILRTGYLWDRVRVQGGAYGCSLSFDSFTGDLGVVSYRDPNLGETLDVFDGIGDFLEQLELSNKELEKIVIGAVGHLDPPLTPDRKGAISKTEYLTGLSRDIRQKRRDELFSVTLKDVKEFAGLFKQLRDEGRVCVLGNESKIKKEKKRFKHLVQVFN; encoded by the coding sequence GTGAAAATGGAATTAAACGATAGCTTGCACGGATTTCGGCTGGTCCGGCGTGAGCCCATAAAAGAAATCCAGGCCGAAACCTTGATGTTTGAGCACGAAAAATCCGGAGCACAGTTAATGTTCATGGATTGCGAGGACGACAACAAGGTATTCAGTATCACCCTGCGCACTCCGCCGGCAAACGACCGCGGTGTAGCCCACATCCTGGAGCACAGTGTTTTGTGCGGGAGTAAACAGTTTCCAGTCAAGGAGCCATTTGTCGAATTGATGAAAGGGAGTTTGCAGACTTTTCTGAATGCGATGACGTTTCCGGACAAGACCATGTACCCGGTGGCCAGCCGGAATGAAAAGGATTTTTTGAACCTCATGCATGTTTACCTGGATGCTGTTTTCTTTCCACGAATCACGGAAGAAACTTTCATGCAGGAAGGCTGGCATTATGAATTGACGGACAAAGATGCGGATCTTGAATACAAAGGAGTTGTATTTAATGAGATGAAAGGAGTGTTTTCCAGTCCGGAAAATATTCTCGATCGTTACCTTGCGCATTCCTTATTTCCTAAAACTACATACGGCTACGAATCCGGAGGAGACCCCAAAGACATTCCGGAATTGACCTATCAGGAGTTTAAGGATTTCCACACGCGTTATTACCATCCTTCCAACAGCCGGTTGTTCATTTACGGGGATTGCGAGATCGCCTCATGCCTCAAGTTCATCGATGAACAATACCTCAGCCGTTTTTCTAAGCAGGTTGTAGATTCCACCATCCAGTTTCAACGAAAATTCAGCAAGCCTAAACGCCGCGAGATTTCATATGCAGTATCCAAGGACGAGTCTCTGGAGAAGAAGACCTTCATAGTTCTGGGAATGAAGCTCGGTAAATCGACCAATCATGAGCATTGCATGGGAATGGAGATTCTCAGTCACATTCTACTCGGAACAGCAGCATCGCCCCTACGCAAGGCCCTGATGGAATCAGAACTCGGGACAGAAGTCATTGGCGGTGGGTTTGATGATAACCGAGCCGAAACCATGATGGCGGTGGGATTAAAAGGTACGGAAGCTGAGAACGAAACCAAAATACTGGATCTGATCTTCAGCACATTAAAAAGCCTGGCAGAAGATGGGATTGACCCGGATGTGATCAAGTCATCAATCAACACCATCGATTTTAAACTGCGTGAAGCCAACTTCGGTGGTTTTCCAAAAGGGATTGTGTATAACATTCACGCCCTGGGTTCCTGGTTGTACGATGAGGATCCCATGATGCATCTAAAGTACGACCGATTGATGAAAAAAATAAAAAAGCGGGCTCCAGACGGTTATTTTGAAAAACTGATAGAAAAATACCTCCTCAATAACAAACATCAAAGTATTGTTGTGCTCACACCCAAGCCGGGTCTTGAAGAGAAGGAAGCCGCCAAGACCCGCAAACGTTTACGTGAAGTGAAAAAGACGATGAACGATCAGCAACTCGATCAACTGGTGGAAAAAACCCGAATCCTGCAGGAAATGCAAATAACTCCAGACCCACCCGAGGCACTGGAATCTCTGCCCACTCTATCTTTGGGAGATTGTAATCGGGAGTCCCAGGAATATCCGCTGGAAATTAAAAAGAAGGGCAGTCCACAGGTGTTGTTTCACGATCTGTTCACCAACAAGATCGCGTACACCCAGATGTGTTTTGATACTCGCGCAGTACCCCAGGACCATATTCAGTATCTTCCCCTGCTGGGACGACTCATTCTGGGTATGGGTACGAAAAAGCGGGATTACGTCGAATTGTCAAAGCAGATTGGAATTAACACAGGCGGGATGTCGGGGGCACATTATTCCTTTTCTCCATTGGCCGACCGCCACAAGGTCAGGTCGTATTTAAATATTTCAGGCACCGCATTGATGGAAAAGTCCGGGGAACTGTTTGATCTGTTTCAGGAAGTTTTGGTGGACCGCAGTTTTAAGGATCATAAGCGGCTACTGGAAATTTTGAGGAGCACTCGGGCGAACCTGGAGGCATCTATTATTCCCCATGGCAACCAGTACGTGTTGGCCCGTTTGCAGGCCTATGGATCCAACCTGGGGCGTTTCGATGAAACAACCGATGGGTTGACCTATCACTACTTTATCAAAGAGCTTTTGGAACGGGCTGAAAAGGATCCGGCTAAAGTGGCTGCCGAATTTGAACAGGTCGCGGCCTGGGTGTTTACGCAAGACAACCTGTTGGTCAACCTGACAGCGAAAGGAAAGGATCTCAACAAGCTGCAAAAAAGTGCAGAACAAATGGCTGATGTTCTTCCTGCCGGTGTGTCCAACGAGGAACAATGGAACGTAAAGGGGCCATCAGAGGACGAAGCTTTTCTTACGACAAGCACGATTCAGTATGTTGGCAAGGGAATAAACTTATACGACCTGGGGTTTGAATACACAGGGAAATTTGAAGCCGTTAAAGCCATTTTACGTACCGGGTATTTGTGGGATCGGGTTCGCGTTCAGGGCGGGGCTTATGGCTGTTCTCTGAGTTTTGATTCTTTCACCGGAGACCTTGGGGTGGTTTCCTACCGTGACCCAAATTTAGGTGAGACTCTGGATGTGTTTGACGGGATAGGTGATTTTCTGGAACAGCTTGAGTTGTCTAACAAGGAGTTGGAAAAGATTGTCATCGGAGCTGTCGGGCATCTTGATCCTCCATTGACTCCTGATCGTAAAGGGGCGATTTCCAAGACGGAATACCTTACTGGGTTGTCCCGTGATATTCGACAAAAACGGCGCGACGAGTTGTTTTCAGTTACATTGAAAGATGTGAAGGAGTTCGCGGGATTATTCAAGCAGCTTAGGGATGAAGGGCGAGTCTGCGTTTTGGGAAATGAATCAAAAATAAAAAAAGAAAAGAAACGCTTCAAGCATCTGGTGCAGGTTTTTAATTGA
- a CDS encoding endonuclease MutS2: MTPPEESIPSLPFTLESSMSLLGWDLVRRSLSAHALSDVTRARCFALIPETSFESAITLLKETEAMRILLDTAEGLPLRTFADIDPTLQEAEQHRMIDPGQGLAVLDLLRLTESIRKRLKNETTPDILKIFGTRLNPMPGLLSELDRCLDPEDGVRDSASPELKAAIKDAAQTKQQLETQVKKIMGSAAWKDSLQDGYITEREGRAVLPIRSDSKGRVEGIVHDSSGSGQTLFIEPTQVVQLNNQLKIARMNVERERVRILAQLAERILEEKEPLLRNLENLADLDLIHARANLARAMKAGPFELSQSGEVELRHARNPELLLSGKNVVPNSLQWNPDIRVVIISGPNTGGKTVTLKTLGLMSLMARAGLLLPVDEGSRIPFFPQVYADIGDEQDMSQDLSTFSGHLKKITHILDEAETGALILLDELGIATDPLQGAALAQAILMQMKDRRLMTLVSTHYLSLKVYAQTAEGFTNACMEFDLNSMTPTFRLVFGAPGQSAALETAERLGLDPEIIRKSRELYDREDHRAEVLLDELTLQKQNLEYQLKELEDQKEQTRQALQEQNQIRARLRKQEVDFKREKNQKLQAQLRDSKKEIRKLIEEARGTKSVKQLRGTEKRLQAMGRAAGNIPSERRALYTIPASKLKKGDEVIVDGYDAIGILEEDPISKSKVQVRLGNFFTTVEVKRLFGHTQGHRTRPRESETPQVSIQTETHQAPKTTCDLRGKTVEEALQELELFLSQAVVNKCPRVRLIHGHGMGKVKELVRDYLGSTGIGKKFEPASREEGGDGVTIVEF; the protein is encoded by the coding sequence ATGACCCCCCCGGAAGAAAGCATTCCCTCCCTGCCGTTCACTTTGGAAAGTTCCATGTCCCTTCTGGGCTGGGATCTTGTTCGCCGTTCCCTGTCTGCACATGCCCTGTCAGATGTCACCCGCGCGCGTTGTTTTGCTCTCATACCCGAAACAAGTTTTGAATCCGCCATCACACTCCTTAAAGAAACAGAGGCCATGCGAATTCTGCTCGACACTGCAGAGGGGCTTCCTTTAAGGACTTTCGCCGATATCGACCCAACCCTTCAGGAAGCCGAACAACACAGGATGATCGATCCGGGTCAGGGCCTTGCGGTGCTGGATCTATTGAGGCTGACTGAAAGCATTCGCAAGCGTTTAAAAAATGAGACCACACCGGATATCCTCAAAATATTTGGCACGAGATTAAACCCCATGCCTGGTTTGCTCTCGGAGCTTGATCGTTGTCTCGATCCTGAAGATGGAGTACGCGACAGCGCATCACCGGAATTAAAAGCAGCGATCAAGGATGCGGCACAAACGAAGCAACAACTGGAAACACAGGTAAAAAAAATTATGGGATCCGCTGCCTGGAAAGACTCTTTGCAGGATGGTTACATCACCGAACGAGAAGGACGCGCGGTCCTGCCCATCCGTTCCGATTCCAAAGGACGTGTGGAGGGAATTGTCCACGACAGTTCAGGAAGTGGCCAGACGCTTTTCATCGAACCAACACAGGTGGTCCAACTCAACAATCAGTTAAAAATTGCCCGGATGAATGTGGAACGCGAACGGGTTCGCATTCTGGCACAACTCGCCGAACGCATTCTGGAAGAAAAAGAACCGTTGTTAAGAAACCTGGAAAACCTTGCAGATCTGGACTTGATCCATGCCCGCGCCAATCTTGCCCGGGCGATGAAGGCCGGGCCCTTCGAGTTATCTCAATCTGGCGAGGTGGAGCTCAGGCACGCGCGCAACCCGGAACTGCTACTTTCAGGGAAAAATGTAGTTCCCAACTCCCTGCAGTGGAATCCGGACATTCGCGTGGTTATCATCTCCGGACCCAATACCGGAGGGAAAACAGTCACCCTGAAAACACTGGGACTCATGTCACTCATGGCACGTGCCGGCCTGTTGCTCCCCGTGGATGAAGGTTCCCGCATCCCATTCTTTCCACAGGTGTATGCCGACATCGGCGATGAACAGGATATGAGCCAGGATCTTTCAACATTCTCCGGCCATTTAAAAAAGATCACCCACATCCTGGATGAAGCCGAAACCGGTGCCTTGATTCTTCTTGATGAGTTGGGGATTGCCACCGATCCATTACAGGGAGCTGCCCTGGCCCAGGCGATCCTGATGCAGATGAAAGACCGACGCCTGATGACACTGGTCTCGACCCATTACCTGTCCTTAAAAGTCTACGCCCAGACAGCAGAAGGGTTTACCAATGCCTGCATGGAGTTTGACCTGAATTCGATGACCCCCACGTTCCGACTGGTATTTGGCGCGCCAGGCCAGAGTGCCGCTCTTGAAACCGCTGAGCGGCTTGGACTTGACCCTGAAATCATCCGGAAATCACGTGAATTATACGATCGTGAAGACCATCGCGCAGAGGTCTTACTTGATGAGCTCACACTCCAAAAACAGAATCTGGAATATCAACTCAAGGAGCTGGAGGACCAGAAAGAGCAGACCCGCCAGGCCTTACAGGAACAAAACCAGATACGGGCCCGATTGCGAAAACAGGAAGTGGATTTCAAGCGGGAGAAAAACCAGAAGTTACAGGCTCAGTTGCGCGACTCAAAGAAGGAAATCCGTAAATTGATTGAAGAGGCACGCGGAACCAAAAGCGTAAAACAATTGCGAGGCACGGAAAAACGTTTACAAGCCATGGGAAGAGCGGCGGGAAACATCCCATCAGAGCGGCGGGCTCTTTATACAATACCGGCCAGTAAACTCAAAAAAGGGGACGAAGTTATAGTCGATGGTTACGACGCAATCGGGATTCTGGAGGAAGACCCGATCAGTAAAAGCAAAGTACAGGTTCGACTTGGTAACTTTTTCACTACAGTTGAAGTCAAACGGTTGTTTGGTCACACACAAGGACACCGGACTCGACCAAGGGAGAGTGAAACCCCTCAAGTCAGTATTCAGACGGAAACACATCAGGCACCCAAGACCACCTGCGATCTTAGAGGCAAAACAGTTGAAGAAGCCTTGCAGGAGCTTGAACTTTTCCTGAGTCAGGCGGTGGTCAATAAATGTCCACGAGTTCGGTTGATCCATGGACATGGAATGGGCAAAGTCAAAGAACTTGTGCGGGATTATCTGGGGTCAACGGGAATCGGAAAAAAGTTTGAGCCGGCTTCACGCGAGGAGGGAGGAGACGGTGTCACCATTGTGGAGTTTTGA